A genomic stretch from Xiphophorus maculatus strain JP 163 A chromosome 16, X_maculatus-5.0-male, whole genome shotgun sequence includes:
- the rmi2 gene encoding recQ-mediated genome instability protein 2 has product MSKLEQSCKDGKRSPPVKVLSGQLRAAGTRGAADSAEGYVIRAGRGRTLRVSLVWMQGTVLEVQLGGTTVMLMDETGTFAVQGVNNIPKGKPCLLPGKYVMVMGVIQAVSPEPVIRAVKIADLSDFAALHRQMWKLEVEELQQVLA; this is encoded by the exons ATGTCCAAACTGGAGCAAAGCTGCAAGGACGGGAAACGTTCCCCGCCGGTAAAAGTCCTGTCAGGTCAGCTGAGGGCGGCGGGGACCCGGGGTGCCGCTGACAGCGCGGAGGGATACGTAATCCGAGCGGGCAGGGGTCGCACTCTGCGTGTGTCTCTTGTGTGGATGCAGGGCACGGTGCTGGAGGTCCAACTGGGCGGGACCACCGTGATGCTGATGGACGAAACAGGGACTTTTGCCGTCCAGGGCGTTAATAACATTCCCAAAGGCAAACCGTGTTTGCTTCCAG GTAAATATGTAATGGTGATGGGCGTCATCCAGGCCGTTTCCCCGGAGCCAGTAATCCGTGCTGTGAAGATAGCAGACCTCTCGGACTTCGCTGCGCTCCACAGACAGATGTGGAAactggaggtggaggagctgcagcaagTGTTAGCCTGA
- the ubfd1 gene encoding ubiquitin domain-containing protein UBFD1 yields the protein MATQDGDEGAVMDTETEAKPTEAEALGENVEKADAESTSLTDAGNATTQDSSISNGDDADDKQETVDLKIIWNKNKYDLKIPVDSTGAKLKERIHALTGLPPAMQKVMYKGLLPEDKTLRDIKVTNGAKIMVVGSTINDVLAVNTPKEVIQQEVKAEENKKEPLCRQKQHRKVLDKGKPEDIMPSIKGTKERLPTVPLSGMFNKSGGKVRLTFKLEQDQLWIGTKERTEKVPMGSIKNVVSEPIEGHEDYHMMAFQLGPTEASQYWVYWVPAQFVDAIKDTVLGKWQYF from the exons ATGGCGACGCAGGATG GAGATGAAGGAGCCGTAATGGACACTGAGACTGAGGCAAAGCCAACAGAAGCAGAGGCACTTggtgaaaatgtggaaaaggccGATGCAGAATCTACATCTCTCACAGATGCAGGAAATGCCACAACTCAGGACTCTAGTATTAGCAATGGCGACGACGCAGACGACAAGCAGGAGACGGTGGACTTGAAGATTATCTGGAACAAGAACAAATACGACCTGAAAATTCCTGTCGACAGTACCGGAGCCAAGCTAAAAGAGAGGATCCATGCACTCACTG GTCTTCCACCAGCAATGCAGAAAGTGATGTACAAAGGACTGCTTCCAGAGGATAAGACGCTACGTGACATAAAGGTTACAAACGGGGCAAAAATAATGGTGGTCGGATCTACAATAAATGATGTATTAGCTGTAAACACACCGAAAGAGGTTATTCAGCAGGAAGTTAAAGCCgaggaaaacaagaaagagCCCTTATGCAGGCAAAAG CAACACAGGAAAGTACTGGACAAAGGTAAACCAGAAGATATAATGCCATCTATCAAAGGAACAAAG GAACGATTACCAACAGTGCCTTTATCCGGAATGTTTAACAAATCCGGAGGAAAAGTAAGACTCACATTCAAACTGGAGCAAGATCAGTTGTGGATCGGAACAAAAG AGAGAACAGAGAAAGTTCCAATGGGCTCTATTAAAAATGTAGTGTCCGAACCCATCGAAGGCCATGAGGACTATCACATGATG GCTTTTCAGTTGGGTCCAACGGAAGCCTCTCAGTATTGGGTCTACTGGGTGCCTGCACAGTTTGTCGATGCAATCAAAGACACAGTCCTTGGAAAATGGCAGTATTTCTAA
- the LOC102227235 gene encoding UNC93-like protein MFSD11 isoform X2 has product MADRRTYNVVVLGVGFLFIFTAFTTCGNIEQTVVKSLNNSTFSGSGYHSLGIIYGVFSFSNLVAPTVVTVIGAKLTMFLSGLLYSGYIAVFIMPSTWSFYLTSVLIGIGAALLWTAQGHFLVENSEASTINRNTGLFWGLLQCSMLFGNLYIYLDWNGKSEISDSSRRNIFLFLLVSSVLGTLSFLVLRTSHREEELLSEEEGQSLLSTRTMYKNRANTALQDTKTEFQTILHLLKTKTIMLLSPCMVYSGLELSFYSGVYGTCIGATAHFGEAAKGFIGISGIVVGIGEIVGGGLFGLLCKNSRFRRTSVVFLGMVVHFVASYLIFLNIPDDAPVVVETTTKKNPFLSPSASIALLCSFLLGLGDSCFNTQLYSILGYVYAEQSTPAFAIFKFIQSVSAAVAFFYSGYLLLTWQLLLLVILGFTGTLCFFVVERIQEYSMDSQEF; this is encoded by the exons atGGCAGACAGAAGGACTTACAACGTTGTGGTTTTGGGTGTAggatttctgttcattttcacCGCCTTCACCACCTGTGGGAACATTGAA CAAACTGTGGTGAAAAGTCTGAACAATTCAACTTTCAGCGGAAGTGGTTACCACAG TCTAGGGATCATCTATGGAGTTTTTTCGTTCTCCAATCTGGTTGCACCAACTGTTGTTACAGTTATTGGAGCGAAACTGACCATGTTTTTGAGTGGCCTACTTTACAG TGGTTACATTGCAGTGTTCATCATGCCCTCTACTTGGTCATTTTACCTGACCTCTGTTCTCATCGGTATAGGAGCAGCAT TGCTCTGGACTGCGCAGGGGCACTTCCTGGTGGAAAACTCCGAAGCTTCCACCATCAACAGGAACACCGGGCTTTTCTGGGGTCTACTACAATGCAG CATGCTGTTTGGGAATCTTTACATTTACCTCGACTGGAACGGAAAATCAGAAATATCAG acagcagcaggaggaatatttttctgttcctgCTGGTCTCCTCCGTCCTTGGCACGCTCAGCTTCCTGGTCTTGAGGACGAGTCATCGTGAAGAGGAGCTGCTGTCTGAAGAGGAAGGGCAGTCGCTGCTCTCAACGCGCACAAT GTACAAGAACAGAGCCAACACCGCTCTACAGGATACCAAAACAGAGTTCC aAACCATCCTGCATCtattgaagacaaaaacaataatgctCCTGAGTCCCTGCATGGTCTACAGCG GGCTTGAGCTGTCTTTCTACAGTGGAGTGTACGGAACGTGCATCGGCGCAACTGCCCACTTTGGAGAAGCAGCCAAGGGCTTCATTGGGATCTCTGGGATAGTGGTGGGCATCGGAGAAATAGTAG GTGGGGGGTTGTTTGGACTCCTGTGCAAAAACAGTCGCTTCAGACGAACCTCGGTGGTGTTTCTGGGGATGGTCGTCCATTTCGTCGCTTCCTACCTGATTTTCCTCAACATCCCAGATGACGCGCCTGTCGTCGTTGAAACCACCACAAAAAAGAATCCATTTCTAAGCCCATC TGCATCCATTGCCCTGCTGTGCTCCTTCCTGCTTGGACTTGGAGATAGTTGCTTCAACACGCAGCTCTACAGCATATTGGGTTATGTTTACGCCGAACAAAGCACGCCTGCCTTCGCCATCTTTAAATTCATCCAG TCTGTGAGTGCAGCAGTGGCGTTCTTCTACAGTGGCTACCTTCTGCTAACGTGGCAGCTCCTGCTTCTGGTCATCCTCGGCTTTACTGGAACTCTCTGCTTCTTCGTAGTTGAGAGGATACAGGAGTACTCCATGGATTCACAGGAATTTTGA
- the LOC102227235 gene encoding UNC93-like protein MFSD11 isoform X1, with protein MADRRTYNVVVLGVGFLFIFTAFTTCGNIEQTVVKSLNNSTFSGSGYHSLGIIYGVFSFSNLVAPTVVTVIGAKLTMFLSGLLYSGYIAVFIMPSTWSFYLTSVLIGIGAALLWTAQGHFLVENSEASTINRNTGLFWGLLQCSMLFGNLYIYLDWNGKSEISDSSRRNIFLFLLVSSVLGTLSFLVLRTSHREEELLSEEEGQSLLSTRTMYKNRANTALQDTKTEFQTILHLLKTKTIMLLSPCMVYSGLELSFYSGVYGTCIGATAHFGEAAKGFIGISGIVVGIGEIVGGSTRCSQRFKNPREVLEVFFVPSGGGLFGLLCKNSRFRRTSVVFLGMVVHFVASYLIFLNIPDDAPVVVETTTKKNPFLSPSASIALLCSFLLGLGDSCFNTQLYSILGYVYAEQSTPAFAIFKFIQSVSAAVAFFYSGYLLLTWQLLLLVILGFTGTLCFFVVERIQEYSMDSQEF; from the exons atGGCAGACAGAAGGACTTACAACGTTGTGGTTTTGGGTGTAggatttctgttcattttcacCGCCTTCACCACCTGTGGGAACATTGAA CAAACTGTGGTGAAAAGTCTGAACAATTCAACTTTCAGCGGAAGTGGTTACCACAG TCTAGGGATCATCTATGGAGTTTTTTCGTTCTCCAATCTGGTTGCACCAACTGTTGTTACAGTTATTGGAGCGAAACTGACCATGTTTTTGAGTGGCCTACTTTACAG TGGTTACATTGCAGTGTTCATCATGCCCTCTACTTGGTCATTTTACCTGACCTCTGTTCTCATCGGTATAGGAGCAGCAT TGCTCTGGACTGCGCAGGGGCACTTCCTGGTGGAAAACTCCGAAGCTTCCACCATCAACAGGAACACCGGGCTTTTCTGGGGTCTACTACAATGCAG CATGCTGTTTGGGAATCTTTACATTTACCTCGACTGGAACGGAAAATCAGAAATATCAG acagcagcaggaggaatatttttctgttcctgCTGGTCTCCTCCGTCCTTGGCACGCTCAGCTTCCTGGTCTTGAGGACGAGTCATCGTGAAGAGGAGCTGCTGTCTGAAGAGGAAGGGCAGTCGCTGCTCTCAACGCGCACAAT GTACAAGAACAGAGCCAACACCGCTCTACAGGATACCAAAACAGAGTTCC aAACCATCCTGCATCtattgaagacaaaaacaataatgctCCTGAGTCCCTGCATGGTCTACAGCG GGCTTGAGCTGTCTTTCTACAGTGGAGTGTACGGAACGTGCATCGGCGCAACTGCCCACTTTGGAGAAGCAGCCAAGGGCTTCATTGGGATCTCTGGGATAGTGGTGGGCATCGGAGAAATAGTAGGTGGGTCAACGCGCTGCTCACAGAGATTTAAAAACCCACGAGAGGTTCTTGAAGTATTCTTTGTCCCATCAGGTGGGGGGTTGTTTGGACTCCTGTGCAAAAACAGTCGCTTCAGACGAACCTCGGTGGTGTTTCTGGGGATGGTCGTCCATTTCGTCGCTTCCTACCTGATTTTCCTCAACATCCCAGATGACGCGCCTGTCGTCGTTGAAACCACCACAAAAAAGAATCCATTTCTAAGCCCATC TGCATCCATTGCCCTGCTGTGCTCCTTCCTGCTTGGACTTGGAGATAGTTGCTTCAACACGCAGCTCTACAGCATATTGGGTTATGTTTACGCCGAACAAAGCACGCCTGCCTTCGCCATCTTTAAATTCATCCAG TCTGTGAGTGCAGCAGTGGCGTTCTTCTACAGTGGCTACCTTCTGCTAACGTGGCAGCTCCTGCTTCTGGTCATCCTCGGCTTTACTGGAACTCTCTGCTTCTTCGTAGTTGAGAGGATACAGGAGTACTCCATGGATTCACAGGAATTTTGA